The following coding sequences are from one Kiritimatiellia bacterium window:
- a CDS encoding 3-methyladenine DNA glycosylase: protein MMTFKPAPTDGTFYRLSEAEWTARRAAHEERLRPVVEPHLARQSRHESHPVIDFLFQYYGYRASALLRWSPGLGVILEGDRAREFLRDPRYEERDGGVALRSPRFSPTRLEGIRWILNLLETTASRPPRFGCFGMHEWAMVYRASSRRHSGVPLRMGDDELAKFVEVQRIACSHYDAFRFFTPAARPLNRLQPSAQNRIELEQRGCLHTNMDLYKWAMKIWPWVESELVGDAFLLALEIRELDMRASPYDLSRYGYAPVRIETPEGRLEYSRLQQHLAEKAVPVRLRLIDAYCKVLNSTTPNVEYAGSCCGESLSGTA from the coding sequence ATGATGACGTTCAAACCAGCCCCAACTGATGGGACCTTCTACCGACTTTCCGAGGCGGAATGGACCGCCCGTCGGGCAGCTCATGAGGAACGGCTGCGGCCGGTGGTCGAACCTCATCTCGCGAGGCAATCCCGCCATGAATCGCACCCGGTAATCGATTTCCTATTTCAGTATTACGGGTATCGGGCGTCGGCGCTCCTGCGCTGGAGCCCGGGACTCGGCGTGATTCTAGAAGGGGATCGAGCCCGTGAGTTTTTGCGGGACCCTCGGTATGAAGAACGCGATGGCGGAGTTGCCCTCAGGAGTCCACGCTTCTCGCCCACTCGTCTCGAGGGGATCCGTTGGATATTGAATCTGCTTGAGACGACGGCGAGCCGGCCGCCGCGTTTCGGATGTTTCGGCATGCATGAATGGGCGATGGTCTACCGCGCTTCTTCTCGCCGCCATTCGGGTGTCCCGCTAAGGATGGGGGACGACGAACTGGCAAAATTCGTCGAGGTGCAGCGCATCGCTTGTTCCCATTACGATGCATTTCGCTTTTTCACCCCCGCGGCGCGTCCGCTCAACCGGTTGCAGCCCTCTGCGCAAAATCGAATCGAGCTCGAACAGCGCGGCTGCCTCCACACCAACATGGATTTATACAAATGGGCGATGAAAATTTGGCCCTGGGTCGAATCGGAGCTGGTCGGCGACGCATTCCTGTTGGCTCTCGAAATCCGAGAGCTTGACATGCGCGCAAGCCCCTACGATCTGAGTCGATATGGTTATGCCCCCGTACGGATTGAGACGCCCGAGGGACGACTAGAGTATTCCCGTTTGCAGCAGCATCTCGCTGAAAAGGCCGTTCCTGTTCGTCTGCGGCTCATTGACGCCTACTGCAAGGTCTTGAATTCGACGACACCCAACGTCGAGTACGCCGGATCGTGCTGTGGCGAATCCCTGAGTGGGACTGCCTAG